AGCTTCTGGTTGTCCTACAAggtaacctcgacaccttcgcaTTGTCCCCGTAGGACCTCCTAGGAGTCGATCGCTGCATCATCAAACACTCTCTTTAGGTGATCCAAAGGCCAAGCCTGTACGCCAGGGGCTTCCCAAGCTCTCCCCAGAGAAGGTAGAGGCTGCAAAGGAGCAGTCTAGAAGCTACTAAAGGCTGGTGTTATCCAAAAGGTCATTTActctgattggctctccaacaacCGTCCTGATCAAGAAACATAGAAGGAAGTGGCGTATGtccatcgatttcacatcactaaacaaagtatgccctcgggatccgtacccccttcctcgcatcaaCAAGCTAGTGGACTCCACCGCCAGCTGTGAGTTGCTAAGCTTCCTACACAcctactctgggtaccaccaagtttggatggcaatagaggatgagagcaagactagCTTCATTACATCCTTtggggtatactgctacgttcGGATGTCTTCGGTCTTTGAAACGCTGAGGCCACCTTCTCCCACTTGGTACACAAGGTACTAGAGCAGCAACTGGGCCGCAACATTGAAGCCTACATGGATGATATCGTAGTAAAAAGCCAGCTCAAACTAATCATGTTGCCGATCTACAAAAAACATTTGATCGTCTCCAGGCTATAGGCATACGGCTCAACTTGGAGAACTGCGTATTCGGCGCTAAGCCGGAAAAATGCTGGGATATCTCATCTCCTAAAGAGGCATTAGTGCTGACCCTGGTAGGATTCGTGCCATCGCagagatgtcacctcccaccaatccaaaggaaATACAACGCTTGATTGGCCGCCTCGCATCCCTCAGCCGCTTTCTCGCCAAATCAGTTGAGCATAACcttcccttcttcaaaatgttgaggggctccgaaccattcAGCTGGACTCTGGAGTGCCTGGTAGCATTCAAGGCCCTCAAAgcccacctttcccacctcaagACACTCGCGATGCCCCTCCTTGGTGAAGGGCTGCTCCTATACTTGTTCGTCTCTACCTCTGCTGTCAGCGCTGCCCTGCTATGGGAGGACAAAAGTGACAGTCACTCTGCTCAAAGGCCGTATACTATGTATCAGAGGACTTAGCCAGAGTAAAGACACGCTACACCGAGCTCGTAAAGATAGCATATGCCATCCTGATGGCCTTGCGTAAGCTttggcactacttccttgcccaCTACATAACTGTCTCAACCTCTTACCcgcttggcgacatgtttcgcaaccgggaggcaACGAGACGCATCGgaaaatgggcagtagagctagcccccttcatggtaaagtttgtggcccgcaccaccatcaaatcccaaatcttggcagacttcatcgctgaatggactCCGGCACCTGCTGAACCCGCcactacccctccccaagatatctggactatctacaccgatggaacatatggctccatgggcgCCGGAGCAAGTGCGGTTCTCATCTCCCCTATAGGGTAGCAAGTCCAATTCACTGCCCCACCTagatttcaagatgaccaacaacatagccgaatatgaagccgtcctcttaggcctccgaaaggtCCGAGCCTTAGGAGCAGCTAGAGTCATCATCTAGACTGACTCTCAAATCGTCGCCGGCCATGTtgacaagagcttccaagttcAACATCCGGACATGGCAAGATACCTCGAAGCCTTCCGTAAGGTCGAAGCATATTTCTGTGACATATCAATCTAGAGCATACCACGAACAAACAACGGCCAGGTACATTCCTTGGAAAAAGCTATTGCCACGGGCAAGGACCTATCGTTGGGcgccttcctcgagaccctacacTAGCCGACTACTAAAGCTCTTGATGAGACGGTCGCCACCATTCTCCCCATCGAAACCATGGACtggagagctcccctcttatccttcctgaGTGAAATAGAAGAGCCGGAAGACCTGAATGTGCTCTATCACATTGAGCATTACGCCAAGGGCTACCGTCTCATAGATGGCACCCTTTATAAGACaggtgtctgcgctcccctccttcgctgcattacTAGGCAAGATGGGGCCAACCTCCTCTGGGAGATAGATGAAGGCCTCTATGGAAATCATTTGGCGCCTCGCGCCCTAGCTGGCAAGGCACTTGCCAGGGGCTCCactggcctacaatcatgtccgatGTGGAAGACCTTGTCcgcacctaccaaggatgccaatggatgggatgtCGAAACCACCGCCCCCCGCTCCCCTACAACCGATCGCTCCCGTCTGGCCCCTAGCTCGTTGGGGCATAGACTTCATCTGTCCATTCCCTCGTGCCCAAGGCAACCTTCGCTAcgcggtggtagcattggaatacttctccaaatgggtcgaggccgagcCCCTCATAGCGATCACATAgaagaatgtccagaaattcttctggaagaagataatctgccacttcggcatCCCACAACAGCTCACAGTCGACAACGGAGCACAATTCGACTCTGGGGCCTTTTAGACATTTCTGCAATGACCTCaacatcgaattatgcttcgctaCCGTTCGTCATCCTCAGTCTAATGGGGTCGTCGAACGGGCCAACGGTAACATTCTCTCTAGCTTAAATTGCCAACTCATCGACCTAGCtcaaggcctatgggtcgaagagctTCCTAAGGTTTTGTGGTCTCTCCGCACCATGGTCATGTGAGCCACCGGGTTCACCCCCTTCCACCTCCTATATGGCGACGAAGCTGTGACCCCCATCGAGGTCAAAGGATGCTCGCTCAGGGTGCAATTGCCGCAAActaccagagagagagagagagagagagagagagagagagagctcgggaagcagtagcaggaacaagtcaggCAATGGTAGATGAAGCACACCTAACAACTGTGGAGGACGAGCAAGACGTTGGGGATATGCAGGAGATATAACTAAGGGGCGTAGCTGATAAGGGGAGCACATCTcaagcataattgaagagatgtgGAAGGAGGATTCGGAGCTTGAAGAAGCCATTGCTGATAAGGATTCATTTTACggggagaaaaatatttttattggaggaataaatttttttcaaaattagtgGTTAGTTAGGGTCTTGGAGGGGGTGACAAATAGCGAGAGCCGGTTAACCGATTCATTTTcatctcctttattttttaaaccaaactGGCTGAAATTTGGCCTGGTTTTCACGTAGGCACCACAAAACCAAACAGGCCCCAGGGTCACCCCTGAGGGGGGTCGAGCGGGGCGGCCGCCCCAGTCCTCCAAAGCCGAGGGGCCCCTCTTAATGTAATTGTGTATAATATACATACCTAACAGTCCGTACGACAATAGATATAACTAGGTCTAAAGTAGTAGCTAGGCTTAGTAGTCCGTACGGTAGGACGCAAGTGGGCTGGTTCCTCTGATTCATAAAAATTCAAGTGACCTGTCTGCCTAGCCTATTTAGCTGTTTGTCTGTTTCATGTTTTCTTCCGTACAGACAGTCTAGTTTCTTATGTTTCGTGGGACCATGACTCTAAGGACATGCATCAACCATTGCCATATGAGTTTTCGTTGCTGGTTTTTCTGCTATATAGTTTCTACTCCACCTCAAATGGATCTGACCCTTGTTGAGATCGCACGTTTGAAATATGGAAAGGTCCCCGCTTGCTCTGACGATCAATGGGTCCAGCGTTTGTACTGTGGTGCTGGCACCTGCGAGCAGATAGCTCCAAAGCTACTATGGTTGCAAGCTAACTGCTGCATGTACCGATAAGTAACTAGAGCTGCACACAGCAAGTTGTACATAGACATAtgagtatctctacctagctaACATGCATTAACGTAAGCATACGTATATGTATTCTGATCCCTCACAATTTTGTTCagtatttacgataattttgtttCAGCTTATCGTAACGGATGCATTCCAAGTTGTTCAAGCTTATTGTAAATGCTCATGTACTCTACTTAGaatattatctttgtaattaatatataaatattttaatatttatgttcaatAGGACCTCACTTTTAATTTCACCCCGGCCACTGAAATCTCAAGACCGACCCTGACATGCCCATATATCCTGGAGTTGATGTCATTATACGTCCGGTTACCCAAAATGGGTTAAGATTAGCAATTTGGTAGAAAGCAGAAAACAGATCGCAAAAAATTAGGAACATTTTTGGGTCTAAAACTCTAAAACGGAGATCTCTTCACCAAAAAAGAATCTCCCAAGAACGAACAGTCGTGTTGCAGCGGGAAAGGAGACAGGCgagaacaaaaaagaaaaaggatccGAATGCTCAGAGTCTAGAGCAGATCTGGTGGCGCCCCTTCCCCACGAGGATCCGATTTGACCGTTGAGCCTCTGCTGCGGCGAAGAAATACTGGAGCGGCATTGGTAAAGGACAGATCCTGTCAGAACGCAacaagctgttttttttttagacaGAGAGAAACAACGAACTGGTTGAAAGAGAAGTAAACGAGCTGTTAGCATTCAGGTGGGCAAACCCCACCGttgtttcctaaaaaaaaaaaaaaaaaaggtaaatgcTTCGCTACCATGTATCCGCAGGAGAGATAAGCTTCGCGGGCCGTACTGTTATTCTTGTTAGGATCACACCAGATCTCCTTGTTTTGGTTAGTCCAGATCGTGATCAATCTAGTTGCACATTGCCTTGCACGAGGCTATACAATGCATACAGGGTAATACAGAGCAAGCAGTAAAACTTAGAGAAGCAGTAAACAAAAGAAGATTCTGGTGTGATGAAAATGAAACCGACAAATACAGAGTAGCGCGCCGTCGTCCTGCAACTGCAAAGCAAGCCTCCCCAGCTATAAGTAACTACGCGCATGTACAGCACGGCCAGTAGCTCGCTCCCTTAATTGAGCTCTCCCTCGCTCAGAAGTGGTATTCCAAGCTAGGATCTGAAAGGAACTGACCTCCGTCTCGTCCTTGTCACTTCTCCCTACGGTGAGGCTAGCCCATTGCTCCAACCGAGGCCCTGTGAGATTTGAGCTCCACAGACCGCAGCATCGGTTTCCTGGTCtgctctgcttcttcttctttttatccGGCAGGCTCTGTGATGGAGGAGTCGTTGGTGCTGGCGGCGGCCGTGCTGCTCTTGTCCTCCACCCTTGTTAATTCAGGTAGGATGCATTCCATTTTcaagatagaaataaaaaaaggttTTCTTTGGTTTCTTTCCTTCCTTATTTTCATCTCCTGGATTTAACTGAAAAAGGGAAGCTTTTCCTTGTTCTTTCCTTCCTTATTTTCATCTCTGAAAAAGGGAAGCTTTTCCTTGTTCTCCTGATGAAGCAAGAAAGCATCTGAATGCATTCATCAATCCACATGTGCGTGCTGATACTAATTGTTagatgaaaataatttcttgGCCTGGCACGGCAGAGTTCTGCTTGTGCCGGTCGGATCAGCCGACGGCGGTGCTGCAGAAGGCGATCGACTTCTCCTGCGGGCCTCAGGGCGGCGCGGACTGCACGGCCATCCTGCAGGGTGGCGGCTGCTACAACCCCAACACCGTCGCCGCCCACTGCTCCTGGGCCGCCAATAGCTACTACCAGAACAACAAGGCCAAGGGCGCCACCTGCGACTTCAGCGGCGCTGCCACCATCTCCACCACCGACCCCAGTGCGTCTTTCTGTCTGCTCAAACTACACACAAATTAATTCGAGGACTTCTTAGTTTCATTCTTAGATTTGTTTTCTTAGAGTTAGCACTAAATAATGTATTCTGTAATCTGATACATGTTCTTGCATTACCTGTTGATGCTTCCTGCAGGTTATTCCGGGTGCACTTTCCCTTCAAGCGCCAGGTACATTCTTGCCAACCTCTTTGTTCCTCCACCAGATGCTTGATAGCACTTGCTTTTTGTTCTTGTAGAATAAACCGTACTTCTGCGCTACCATGGAATATGGTCAAATCGTTTCGCCAAAAGTAGTCAAATCAGTGTGCCCAACACCTTTCAGCTGTTAATCATGCATATGCTTCACCGACATTAGTAAACTAATATCAGGCTGCAATATTATATTAATTACACTATCTAGATCAGGTTGATGCGATTACTTTGCAAGCAAACAAGTGGTGTCTCGGTTTTACACGTCTGCATTAGATGCTAAACATAAGTTCCTCCTAAATATATTGCTTCAGAAGTTTGACCAATTAATTCGTTGTGACATCTGAAGCAGTGATGTAACTCTTCCTTTGCCTTGAAGCTTGCTCCCATCTTTCCTAACCGATTTGAAATGGAAGCCCACGCTTTCTCTACATGAAGTAATAGAAACTTTTTACAGACAGCTTTCTTCTTTTCTGATGCTGTCAAAAATCCAAATGCTTGGCTTTTCCTGGCTCGCAGTTTTGTCATGGTTTTCTGTAAAGAGGGATTGGCTGCGTCTTAACGAAAAAGAAGACAGCTTTCTCGCAAGTGCGTCAGGTCTGTAGGCAAACGAGAGTAAAACCAACAGAATGCTTTGCTCCTTAAATATCAGTAAGGGCCTTTTCAAATGGAAACAACCCACATAAATCAGACTCTGACAATTgaactcaaaagtaaaaaaattattgaaaaagaAACTTTTTTTCTAGTTCTCTGAATATGCAAGTTTGTCAATTTCCTGAAACCATATTGAATTGGTACTGCAGTCTCTTTCAGGGACATGAATACAACGAATTAATCGTTAACATTCTTTTATTGTGCATTATCTTGAACCGACCGTGTTCTTGTTTGGCTTCAGAGTACATATATAGTAACAAAAGTATTTCCCCCTTCTTGTTGCTGATGCAGTGCTGTTGGGACTGCGGGCACCACAACCGCCGGTGGCGCGACGACGGGCACCTTGAGCCCCGGTTTCGGCACGGGGACAAACGGCACCGGGATGGGCAGCAGTATGGGACCGACGGGCACAGGCAGCCTTGACGGCGGGGCGGCCAGCTTACTCCCCAGCGTTCAGCTGGCTGCCTTCCTCGCCATCGCCATCCTCTCATTCCTAGCTCTGCATTAGCTCCCACTATGTTTTCGATATTTCTATGAACTATCAAAAGGGAATTGAATGTGAATTGGTTGGAGCAAATCAATCTGTGTTGGTAGGTTTTTAATCCTGAGCAGTTTGTTTTTTCCGTTTCTGCATGTAGGAGTTTTTAATCAGCTGTTTTCTGCATGGGCCTGAGATGTGCATCCATTCAGCGCCTCAGCATTACTCGTCATTAACGTGGGCATCATTAGCATGCATCGTAGTTAGTGTTCTAGCTCAAGTTAATTAGTAAATTAGTGCTTTGCCGTTTGTAAGACATGAGATCTGTTGTTTGGTTGATaaataaaaggagaaaaaaCCACAAAAGATGCAAGCTAGTCAACGCAGTGCAAAAATTatgcttgtgttcttgtgtgTTCGGCTTGGCATTTCCAATATTTGGCATCAAAGCTTATGTTGTAGATCCAACCACAGCTATATCATCGTGGGCTTCTAGGGGCGCGTAGTGAAGGAATCCTCTGCGACGGGGCCTTCATAGCTCACCGACACCTCCTTTGTGCCGACTGTGGCACCATGACGACAATGGTCGTGAGGTGATCGTGCACCACATCATCAAGGAGCCATCGGGTTTAGTGGTACATCCCAAGCTCATCTGAATGAACTACACCGATAGGGCATTTGTGATGTGGCTCAACCTGCAAGCACATGGTGTTTGGGAGGCGATTGAGCCTGGCGGCAGGGCATTTGTGTGTCAGAGAAGCTGACGCACAGAAGCTGTGATACAAGCTCGGTGAGATCTAGTTCAAAGGTGGTGAGTTTGTCGATGACTTTGCCATGAGGATCATGAGCCTCACCAACAACTTAAGTCATGGGGGATGAAGTAACTGATGTTGAGGTGCTACAAAAATTTCTGTAGGTTGTCATCTCCATCAAGACCCTCTTTGATCTGAGCACGCTATCGGCTGAGGAGGTGGCTGGTCGCTTGTGTGCTGTGGAGCAAAGATACAAG
The nucleotide sequence above comes from Phragmites australis chromosome 4, lpPhrAust1.1, whole genome shotgun sequence. Encoded proteins:
- the LOC133915930 gene encoding PLASMODESMATA CALLOSE-BINDING PROTEIN 4-like, whose translation is MEESLVLAAAVLLLSSTLVNSEFCLCRSDQPTAVLQKAIDFSCGPQGGADCTAILQGGGCYNPNTVAAHCSWAANSYYQNNKAKGATCDFSGAATISTTDPSYSGCTFPSSASAVGTAGTTTAGGATTGTLSPGFGTGTNGTGMGSSMGPTGTGSLDGGAASLLPSVQLAAFLAIAILSFLALH